One Deltaproteobacteria bacterium genomic window, AGCTTCTATCTGGGAGTGGCGGGCTACTACCTGGTGGGGTTCAGCATCATCAAAATGATTCTGGACCTGGGAGGGTATACTACAAGTTACTACGCCGGTTTGAATTTGGTATTCATCGGATTCACCGTAATCCTTCCTTTGGACACACGCCGCACGGCAACTCACTGTATTTTACTCTATCTGATCTATACGGCGGCGCTGTTGTTGACAAAGCGGCCCGAGCACCTCGCCCTGTTCCTGTCCAACAATTCGTTTGTAGTCAGCACCCTGGCCATCGTGATTTTTGCGGCGTATGTGAATTACCAACTCAGATGGAAAGAGTATATTTCCCGCATTCATCTCGAAGAGCTTCGGAATCAACTGAAACGTTATTCCGAAGGCCTCGAAAATGTGGTGGAAGAGAAGCACAAGGCCCTCATGAAAAACATCGAAGAGCTGCACGAGCGCCAGGCAATGCTGGTCGAAACCCAGAGAGCGGCCATTTTCGGATTGGCCAAGCTGGCTGAATCCAGGGACAAGGAAACGGGAGAACACCTGGCTAGAATGAGGTGCGTGTGCAAAGCCATCGCGGAAGAGCTGATTTTTTCCGACGGATACAGCGATCAAATGGACCGGAAGTTCATTGAGGATCTCGCGGATTCGTGTGCATTGCACGATCTGGGTAAAGTGGCGGTGCCGGACGCCGTCTTACTCAAGCCGGGGCCGCTCACCGACGAAGAGTACGAGGTGATCCAGAAGCACGCCGCCATAGGGGGCGACGCTCTCAAGGCCATTGACGAACGGTTGGGAAACGAGAGTTTTATACGAATCGGGCAGGAGATCGCGTATTCTCATCATGAACGCTATGACGGTACGGGTTACCCCACGGGGCTGAAAGGTGAAGAAATTCCCCTTGCCGCGCGCATCGTGGCGGTAGCCGACGTGTATGATGCACTGACTTCGAAGCGCTGTTACCGGGCGCCGGTCACGCCCGAAGAGGCGTTGGACTATATTGTGAGAAGCAGGGGACGTCACTTTGACCCCGACGTGGTGGACGCTTTTTTGAGGGCGTATCCCCGGTTGCGGAGAGAGACCTCTCCTTCCGGTGAAGACGATTGCGACGAAGGAGGAGGTAAGTCCGCCAAACCTGGCGAATGAAAACGGG contains:
- a CDS encoding HD domain-containing protein, with the translated sequence MKHRDKDLEGRFRKDQEPLVRGRVGFILMMGVIFVPLFRLIDYLLFPKFFNTFALYRSLASGGCLVLYLVNRYADLGFKSFYLGVAGYYLVGFSIIKMILDLGGYTTSYYAGLNLVFIGFTVILPLDTRRTATHCILLYLIYTAALLLTKRPEHLALFLSNNSFVVSTLAIVIFAAYVNYQLRWKEYISRIHLEELRNQLKRYSEGLENVVEEKHKALMKNIEELHERQAMLVETQRAAIFGLAKLAESRDKETGEHLARMRCVCKAIAEELIFSDGYSDQMDRKFIEDLADSCALHDLGKVAVPDAVLLKPGPLTDEEYEVIQKHAAIGGDALKAIDERLGNESFIRIGQEIAYSHHERYDGTGYPTGLKGEEIPLAARIVAVADVYDALTSKRCYRAPVTPEEALDYIVRSRGRHFDPDVVDAFLRAYPRLRRETSPSGEDDCDEGGGKSAKPGE